TCGTCGTATGTGCTTGGGCCTGACAATGGCTCTGGCAACTGTAGGTTTTTCCACCGGCGTGATGGCCGAGGCCAATTACCCCACCAAGCCCATCAAGCTGCTGGTGCCCTTCGCCGCAGGCGGCACGACCGACATCATTGCGCGAGTGATTGCCGAGCCACTGAGCAGGGAGCTGGGCCAGTCCGTGGTGGTGGACAACAAGGGCGGTGGCGGCGGCGTCATCGGTGCACAGGAAACCGCGCGTCAGAAGCCCGATGGCTACAACCTGGGCATTTCCACCCTGTCGACCATGGCCACCAATCCGGCCATCAACCCCAAGACTCCCTACAACCCGCTGACCGACTTCACGCCCATCATCAATATTGCGGCCACGCCCAATGTGATCGCCGTGAATCCCAAGTTCCCCGGTGCGGCCAGCTACAAGGCTTTCGAGGCCGAACTCAAGGCCAATCCCGGCAAGTACTCCTATGGCTCGTCTGGCACGGGCGGCATCCAGCACATGCTGATGGAGCTGTACAAATCGCTGACCGGCATCCAGATGACCCACGTGCCCTACCGCGGCGCGGGCCCGGCCCTGAACGACGCGGTTGCCGGCCAGATCCCCATGATTCTGGACAACCTGCCGTCGGCACTGCCTTTCATCAAGGACAACCGCCTCAAGGCCATTGCCGTGGCCGCTCCCCAGCGTCTGGCTGTGCTGCCTGATGTGCCCACCTTCAAGGAAGTGGGTCTGCCCCAGGTCAATCGCATGGCTTCCTACGGCATCCTGGGTCCCAAGGGCATGGACAAGGCCATCGTCGACAAGATCAACGCCGCCGTGAAGAAGGTGCTGCAGGACCCCGCAGTCAAGAAGCGCATCGAAGACACCGGTTCGCTGGTGGTGGGCAACTCGCCTCAGGAATTCGCCAAGGAACTGAAGGAAGAGTACGAAACCTACAAGCAGGTCGTGGCCAAGCAGAAGCTGACCCTGGACTAAGCTGCTGATCCGCTGCTGATGCAGTAGCGGACGCCGCAAGCCCGAATTGCCGTCGAGGCCATTCGGGCTTTGTTTTTTATTATTCGCCGCTCCCGGGCAGCAACAGAATCTTGCCGATGCTGACCCCGGACTCCATATGCCTGTGCGCCCGGGCAGCGTCTGCCAAAGCGAAGGAGCTATCGATCACGGGCCGTATCGCTCCACTCTCCAATGCGCCAAGCCATCGCTGGGCAAAGCGCTGGACCATCGCCTGCTTGACTTCGGGCGAGCGTGACTTCATCACGGTTCCGAAGATCCGCAGATGGCGGTACAGCACCAGGTCCATGGGCAATGCAGCGCCCTGGGAGCCGCCCAGCAGGCCCACCATCACCATGCGCCCGCCGACGGCCAGCGATCGCACATTGGGCTCCAGGTAGGGGGCACCGACGAAATCGATCACGATGTCCACGCCTTTGCCGCTGGTGGCCTGGGCCACCAAGGTCTGGAAGTCCTCGCTGCGATAGTCGATGAAGACATCGGCTCCGAAACCCAGCACCGCTTCGCGCTTGTCGCCGCTGGCCGTCGCAAAAACCCGGGCGCCCGCAGCATGTGCAAGCTGAACGGCAGCCGATCCGACACCACCCGCTGCCGCATGGATCAGCACCGACTCGCCCGCGCGCAAGTCAGCCAGATGAAACAGGGCCTCGTGTGCGGTCACGAACACCTCGGGTATCGCACCGGCATCCACCAGGTCCAGATTCCCAGGGACATGTATCGCCATGCGGTGGTCTATGCGCGAAAGCTCGGCATAAGCGCCGCCGCCCACGATACCCATGACCCGGTCGCCCACGGAGAAGCCCTGCACCAAGGGACCGGCCTCGATCACGGTTCCGGCGATCTCCAGGCCCATGGTGTCTGCGTCACCAAAGTAAGCTCGTCCGTAGGCGCCCTTGCGGTGATAGAGGTCGGCACGATTGACGCCGATGGAGGCGTTGCGTACCAGCAAGTCGTGGGGGCGAAGCTCAGGAGCCGGCAGCTCGCGGGCCACCAGCACCTCGGGCCCGCCAAAGTCGTCAAAAACAATGGCCTGCATGGTGGCGGGCTGTGCTGCGGGGATGGAGTCTGTCAAAAAGGTGGGCATATGCGTCGTTCTCGAAATATCTTTGAGCGCTGAAGATTACGACGCAAAGCTTTGTTTGCAATGCAGCGATTTCGCTCTACATTGATGCAAATTTGCATCAACTGATGAGCCATGAACTGGGACGATACCCGCATCTTTCTCGCCCTGAGCCGCACGCACTCATTGCGCGCCGCAGCGCGCAGCCTGGGCATTGATCAGGCAACGGTAGGGCGACGCCTGAATGCGCTGGAGTCCGAGCTCGGAGCCAAGCTGTTTCTGCGCGCCAAGGATGGATACCTGCTCACGGCCGCTGGCGAGGTGGCACTGGCTGCGGCAAAGCGTATGGAGAGTGCAGCTCTGGACTTGCGCACCAAGATCGAGGGTCAGGATGAAAATCCCGGCGGGCTGGTGCGCGTGACAAGCACCGATTCCATCGCGATTGACCTGTTGCTGCCCGCTGTCGAGCGTTTGCAGCGGCACTGGCCGAATATCCGCGTGGATCTGGAAGTCTCCACCCAGTTGCTCAGCCTCGGTCGCCGGCAGGCGGATATTGCTTTTCGCAACGTCAGGCCTGATACCCCGGAGCTGGTGGTTCGCCGTGTGGCTTCGTGGCCTGTGGGGCTGTTCGCAAGCACGAGCTATCTGGCTCGCTTTGGCGAGCCCGCCCCTGAAGACGAGTTGCGCGGTCACCATCTGGTCGCATACGGGCCTTATCTGGAGCAGAGTCCGTTTCTGAGCATGGCCGGAGTGCCGGCTCGTCAGGCCAAGATTGCCATGTCGGTCCGCTCCAGTCTCCTGGTGCGCAAGGCGGTTGCTGCAGGCATCGGGATTGGGGAAATGCCGTTGTGGATGGGGGAACGAGAAGGGCTGGTGCGTATCTGGCCGCAACGCCGACGCCCGAACGACTACGAAGTCTGGCAGGTCATGCATCCCGATCTCCAGCGCACGGCCAGGGTGAGAGCGGTTGCGCAGTTCCTGGCCGAGGCTTTCGATGGCCCATCGGCCGGCATCAGCTGAAGCAGGCACAGCGCTTGCCATGGCCGGTGTCTGACCCTGATCTCCATGGTCCGCCGAGCTGATTTCAGCTCGGCTGGGCCCCTCTCCAGCGTGTACGCTAGCCGCATGTCAGAAGCCCTTAAAAAAGCACGCAAGTCCCAGATTCCCGAAGACTGGCCGCAGCCCCTGCCGCAGAGTCAGGATGCGCTCGATGAGTTCATTGATGCCCTGCTGCTGGAGGACGGGCTTTCGCGCAATACCTTGTCCGCCTACCGCCGTGATCTGACGGCGGCTGCGCGCTGGCTGGCGCAGTTGCAGCCGCCCAAGGTGCTGGATGCAGCGCTGGAAGCGGATTTGCAGGGCTACTTCACGGCCCGAGTGGAGGGCACCAAGGCCACTTCCTCGAACCGGCGGCTGACGGTCCTGCGCCGCTACTTTCACTGGGCGCTGCGCGAAAAGCGCATCGCTGCCGACCCCACGGTGCGCATGCTGGCTGCCAAGCAACCGCCGCGCACGCCCAAGACCCTGACCCAGGAGCAGGTCGAGGCCCTGCTTGATGCACCCGATGTGGAGACTGCGCTGGGTTTGCGCGATCGCGCCATGCTGGAGCTGATGTATGCCAGCGGACTGCGCGTCAGCGAGCTGGTGGGTGTGCGCATGCATGAGCTGGACTTGCGCTCAGGCGTGTTGCGCGTGACGGGCAAGGGGCGCAAGGAGCGGCTGGTGCCGTTCGGTCAGGAGGCGCAGCACTGGCTGGAGCGCTATCTGCAGCAGGCGCGAGCGGCGATTCTGGGAGGGCAGCAGACCGAGGAGGTGTTTGTGACCCAGCGCGGCGCGGGCATGAGCCGCGTGATGTTCTGGGTCATCGTCAAGAAATGTGCGCAGATCGCGGGGATCAACTCGCCCCTCTCACCGCATACGCTGCGCCATGCATTTGCCACGCATTTGCTCAACCATGGCGCCGATCTGCGTGTGGTGCAGATGCTGCTGGGACATGCCGATATCTCCACCACCACCATCTACACCCATGTGGCGCGCGAGCGGCTCAAGGCCCTGCACGCCGAGCATCACCCGCGAGGCTGAGCAGGCCTAGGCAGCCGCGCTGCCCAGCTGCAGGTGGTACAACCCCCAGACGGCGGCAGGAAAGCGTTGCTTGACGGGCAACTGGCCGAGCTCCGGAATCTGATGGGCAGCAAAAATGGCCCAGAGCGGGCCCACGCCGCCCATGGCCAACGGCACGCCGTCCAGCTGAGTGGCGATCAGCATGCGCCAGCGCACGGCCTGGGCGAGCGGTATCTGGCTGCGATAGCCGTCTATGCCCTGCAAGGTCAGCTGCAGGCCTTGAGCCATGGCCTGGCCCACATCCACGCCGGCGGCCTGCAGCACCTGCTCCAGCAGCGGGCCCTGCAGGCTGTGCTCGGCTTCGTCGTATTCAAGCGTGGTCCTGAGCGTCTGCTGCTCCAGGCTGTTGAGCGCGTCCATGCCGCAGGACCAGGCTGCATCGAACAGATAGCCATGCATGATCAGCATGCGGTCCGCCACGGCCTGAGGCTTGCCACGATTGGCTTGCACGCCGGGGCCGCTGATGGTGAGCACCGCGGGTTGCAGACCATCGAGCACGCAGGTGCGCGAGGCCTTGCGCGTGGTCGTGGCCGAGGCGGGCAGGGCCATGGCGCCCAGTGCAGCGCCCGCAGCACCGCCTTGCAGCAGCAGGGAGCGACGTGATAGTGGGTTTTGTTCTGCCATGGGTGCTTTCTCTGTGGTGATGGCTGCAGTCTAGCGGCAAGGCCTGCGGCCGTCATTGCGGCATGCCGACCAAGATGCTGGCCAGCTGCAGTGTTGGTCTATTTGAATGTTTGAAGTTTTATTTTGATGTTTTCTGCCCAATGAATTGACGAATCGTCGTTCAAATCAACCTGGGAATTCACTTTGGTCAAAAATGCGGGTCTTGATTTTTGGATTTCGAGTGATGACTAACTTTCTGCGTCGCAGCATGCTGACCTGTGCCCTGGCAGCCATGCTGCCTGCCACCTTGTCCCTGAATGTCCAGGCGGCCGACAAAGCCGACGCGGCTGGCTGGCCCAGCCGTCCCATTCGTCTGGTGGTGTCCTACCCTGCCGGGGGTGTGAGCGATGTGGTGGCCCGTGCTCTGGGTGAAAAGCTGTCGCAGTCGCTGGGCCAGTCGGTGGTGATCGACAACAAGGCCGGTGCGGGTGGCGCGATTGGCCTGGATCAGGTCGCCAAGTCCAACCCCGATGGCTACACGCTGGGCTTTTCGTCCATCAGCCCGCTGACGCTGAGTCCCCATCTGGGCAAGCCGCTGTTCGACCCGCACAAGGATATCGTTCCGGTGGTCAGCGTGATGTACTCGCCCGTGCTGTTGCTGGGCACGACCCGCCTGACTGCCAAGAGCTTTCCCGAGCTGATGACCCAGGCCAAGGCCCATCCCGGCGATGTGCGCTGGGCCACGGCCGGTCTGGCGTCGCTGGGTCACATCATGCTCGAGCAGATTGCCGATCAGGGCAAGGTGCAGATCACCCATGTGCCTTACAAGGGCGGCGGCCAGCAGCTCAATGACGGCCTGAGCGCACAGTTCGAGGTGTTGTCAACGAATGCCGGCCCGGCCGTGATGCAGCATATCAAGGCCGGCAAGTTCAAGGCCCTGGCCGTGGGTGCTCCGGCGCGTCTGGACTCGCTGCCCCAGGTGCCCACGCTGGCCGAGCTGGGCTACAAGAACGCCAACACCACGTCTGTCTTCGGTATCTTCGCTCCTGCGGGTGTGCCCGCTGCCGTGCTGGCTCGCCTGAATGCCGAGGTGAACAAGGCGCTGGCGCTGCCCGAGATCCGTCAGCGTCTGGAGGCCACGGACAATGTGCCTACCGGCGGCAAGGCTGCGGACTTTGCCAAGCAGATCGAGGCCGAGTCCAGGTCCAATGCACAGATCATCAAGGCTGCAGGCATTCAGACCAACTGATCGAGACACTCTGCAATGACAAAGGGCTTGCGGTCACATCGGCCGCAAGCCCTTTGTCCTTGTGCGCAGCAAGCGCACTGAAGTGTCGCCAGGCGGACTGGCTCAGAGTACTTCGCTGGCCAGGTTGTCGGCCCAGCTCAGCGCCTGCAGATGGGCCCAGTTGACCTGATGGTTGGACAGCTGCAGTGCGTTGGCCGCGCGGGCAAAGGCCGCTTCGTCGCCCGACTCGCAAGCGCGTGTCAGATCCAGGAAGGGCGCAAAAACGCCCCGGTTGTGTACCAGTGCATCGACCACGGACTGGGGCAGCGCAACGGATTCAAGGGCCTTGGCCATGGGCTGGCTCAGCATCACATCGAGCAGCGAGAAAACGCCCACGACGAAAGCGTGGTCGCATTCTTCGGGTGGCAGCAGCTCGGCGGTCAGCAGCTCCATGAGCCGGCCGCGCACCACGGCGGTCTGGCCCACGGCTGGCGGTGTGCCGCCGGCGCGTGAGGTGGTCAGCAGCAGGGCCGCCCAGCGGAACAGTTTCTTGAGCCCCAGAATCATTACCGCATGGCGGAAGGAGGTGATCTCGCAGGACAGGCCGAAGCCCGAGCTGTTGATGAAGCGCAGCAGGTTGAAGGACAGCGTGGGGTCCTTCTTGAGCAGCTCTTCGATTTCTTCCGTGCTGGCCTGCTGGCGCACCAGGTTGATGAGCTGGATGATGGTGGTCTGCGTGGGGCGGATGGTGCGCGCCTGCACGAGCTGGGGCTGGGCGAACCAGTAGCCCTGGAACAGCTTCACGCCCAGGCCCAGCATATGCTCGAACTGCTCGGCCGTCTCGACCTTCTCGGCCACGATCTGGGCACGCGTGTAGGTCTGGGCAAACTTCACCAGCTTTTCGGCATGCTCGATCGCGAAGCTCTGCATGTCCAGCTTGACGAAGGAGGCCATGGGCAGCCAGGACGCATAGTTGCGGCGCAGCAGGTTCTGGTCGAAAGCCAGGCGAAAGCCGCGCTGGCGCAGGGCCGCGAACGTGGGCAGGCAGGCTTCGATGTTTTCCTGTGTGGCCTCGGCGGGCAGGGCCGGCACCTCCAGTACCACGCGGTCGGGGTGAATCAGCTCCAGGTGGCCGCCGCTCAGGCTGTCATGGGTGCAGTTGATGAAAACCGTCTTCTTGCCCACCAGGGCCTCGGCGCCGGCATAGGACAGGGCGTTGAACAGCAGCGCCGCATCGGATGCCGCGGTGTGCGCGTTATGTGCCACCGAGCGGTCAAACAGCTCGTAGCCATACACATCCCGTTTTTCATCGACGATGGCCTGGCGCGCAATGCTGGCCATATTGGCCTCGTCCCTGTCTGTAACGGGGCTGGCAGCCGGTGAAGAGGCGTTTGTGTCAGAGGTATCCATGTCGGTTATCGCTTGGGTGTGGGGTGGGGGAGCGCCGTCACTCGGACAGGCACTCCGTCCAGCTCAGCGCCTGCAGATGTGCTTGATTGATGTCCCGGTGCTCCAGCTCCAGGCTGCAGGCGCTGCGGTCGAACTGCTCCTGGTCATGACTCTCGCAGGCCTTGGTGAGCATCAGCAACTCGCCCAGAATGCCTTCGTGATGCAGCAGGGCGGCGGACACCGATTCGGATACCGGAATCAGTGCCAGTGCCGCGGGCAAGGGCATGCCCAGCATGCGGTCCAGCATGGAGAACATGCCGCAGATGAAGGCCAGATCGGCATCGGTTTCGGTCAGCGAGTGCTTGGCCAGCAGCTCCATCAGGCGGCCGCGAATCACGGCGGTCTGGCCTACGGCCGGTGGCGGGCCGCCATCGCGGGCGGCTGTCAGCAGCATGGCGGCCCAGCGGAACAGCTTGTTCAGGCCGAGCATCATCACGGCCTGCTTGAACGAGGTGATCTGGCGATGGGCCCCAAAGCTGGCCGAGTTGATGAGGCGCAGCAGGTTGAAGGCCAGGGCTGCGTCCTTCTTGAGAACTTCCTCGATCGCATCGGTGCTGGCCTGCTCGCGCACCAGTGTCAGCAACTGGATGATGCTTTGCTGCGTGGGAGTCAGCAGGCGGGTCTGCATCACTGTTGGGCGGGCAAACCAGAAACCCTGGAAAAGCTCGATGCCCAGGCGCTGGCCCAGCTCATGCTGGTGGGCACTTTCAACCTTCTCGGCAATCAGTTCGGCGCGGGTGTGGCGGTTGGCAAACTTGACCAGCACCGTGAGCTGGTCCGGCGCCAGCGTGGAAAGATCGAGCTTGATGTAGTCGGCCAGCGGCAGCCAGGCCGCATACACCGACTCCAGCACCGTGTGGTTGAAGGCCAGATGAAAGCCCTGCTCCTTGAGTGCCAAGAGCGTGGGCAGGCGGGCCGCAACCTCATGCACGGCGGCATGGCCCAGAGGAGGGATCTCCAGCACCACCTTGTCGGCCGGCAGCAGCTCCAGATGCTCGCCGGTCAGACCTTCGTGGGTGCAGTTCACGAACATGAGCTTGGTGCCGACCAGATCTTCCTCGCCCGCATGCGTGAGGGCCGCAAAGATCAGCGTCGCGTCTGAGGCCATGGTGTGACCATAGGGCGAGCGCGAGCGGTTGAACAGCTCGTAGCCAATGATTTGCTGCAGCCCGTTGACGATGGGCTGACGTGCAATCATGCCTTTGGACAGGTTGCGCGGCGAGGCGAATGCCTGGTCCTCTATGGTTTGTTCACTCATTGCTGCATGACATCGGTGTGAGAAATGGTTGGCGGTGCCGGTTATTGTAAGAATGAGCCGATCATAGTGTCAGCTTCATTCGTTCAGGCAGTTTGCGCAAACAACTTCGGCAGGCGGCCCCGAACTCACTGTCGATTTTTGATTCGAGTCAAGAAAAGAGCCTAGATCTGTTGCAGCCAGGCGATTTCGGTCGCAGTGAAGCCTGCGGCGCGGCGCGCCTTCTCGTTGAAGGGCGGTCGCAGGCGCGGCGCTTCATAGCGGGCCGTCAGCTCCAGATACCAGGACTCGGGGTCGAGGCCGTTTTTCTCGCACAGCCAGCGATACCAGTGATTGCCTATGGCGACATGGCCGACTTCCTCGCGCAGGATGATGTCCAGGATGTCGCAGGCCGCCAGCGCATCGGGCGCATGGGTGTTGCGCAGCTTGTTCTGGATTTGCGGCGTGGCGTCCAGGCCGCGCGCTTCCAGGGTTCTGGGAACCAGGGCCATGCGGGCCACGATGTCTCCCGAGGTTTTCTCGCACATGGTCCACAGGCCCTGGTGGGCCGGGTGGTCGCCATAGTCCTGTCCGTGGTGCTGGCGCAGGTGGTCGCGCAGCAGGCGGAAATGCTTGGCTTCCTCGGCGGCCACCTGCAGCCAGTCGTGGTAGTACTGCCCGGGCATGCCGTCGAAGCGCCAGACGGCATCCAGTGCGAGGTTGATGGCATTGAACTCGATGTGCGCTATGGCGTGGATGAGCACGGCCCGGCCTTCGAGGGTGGCCGGCGAGCGGCGCGCCACGGCTGTGTGGTGCCTGAGCTCGGGCCGGGCCGGACGGCCGGGCAGCTCGGACTCGGCAACCACCGGTACCGGGGCGGTTTCTGCTATTGAATAGAGAGCTTTTTGCGTATGCAGTTCAATGGCTGCGGCGGCTTTCTGCTCTGGGTCTGCAAGACACAAGACCTCTAGCGCGCGATGACGTAACTCCATCCCTACAATTCTAGGTTCTATAAAGAAGCAGCCCACTGGGAGACAAGCACATGGCAATTTACGAACTCGACGGCGTTGCGCCGCAGATCGACGAGACCGCCTGGGTGGCCGACAGCGCCGAGGTCATGGGCCGCGTCAAGCTGGACCGGGACGCCAGCGTCTGGTTCGGAGTCGTCATTCGTGGGGACACCGAAAACATCAGCATCGGTGCGGGCTCCAACATCCAGGATGCCAGCGTGCTGCATGCCGATTTCGGCAAACCGCTGACGGTGGGTTGCAATGTGACGGTTGGCCACCAAGTAATGCTGCATGGCTGCACGATTGGCGATGGCTCGCTCATCGGTATAGGTGCAGTGGTGCTCAACGGCGCCAGGATCGGCAGGAACTGCCTGGTGGGCGCTGGCTCGCTGGTGACCGAGGGCAAGGAGTTCCCCGACGGCTCCATGATCCTCGGCAGTCCTGCCAAGGTCGTGCGCGAGCTCTCGCCGCAGCAGATCGAAGGTCTGGGCCAGAGCGCCAGAAACTATGTTGAAAATGCTCGCCGCTTCAAGCGCGGCTTGCGCAAGCTGGGCTGAGGGCCCGGCTTTTTACCGGAATCGATTAGCGTGTCTGAACTGCATAAATTCATTTTTGACGGCCTGCCCGTGCGTGGTGCCATCGTCCGCCTGACTGACTCCTGGCAGGATATCCTGCGGCGCCGTGCCGGCAACAAGGACACCGGTGCCTACCCCGAGGCCGTCAGCACCTTGCTTGGCGAGATGACGGCAGCCGGTGTGCTCATGCAGTCCAACATCAAGTTCAATGGCGCGCTGGTGTTTCAGGTCATGGGTGACGGTCCGGTCAAACTGGCCGTGGCCGAAGTGCAGTCGGATCTGAGCATGCGCGCCACGGCATCGCTGGTGGGCGAGGCCAATCTGCCCCTGCGCGGCCAGCTGGCTCCGCTGGCAGAGCTGGTCAACGCCCATGGCGCGGGCCGCTGTGCCGTCACGCTGGACCCCAAGGACCGTCAGCCCGGTCAGAACCCCTATCAGGGCGTGGTGCCGCTCAACGATGCTGCCGGTGGCCGCTTCGAGCGCCTGTCGGATGCGCTGCAGTTCTACATGATGCAGTCCGAGCAGCTCGACACCGTGATGGTGCTGGCCGCCAATGACCAGATTGCCGCCGGCCTGATGCTGCAGCGCATGCCTGTGAAGGGCGAGGCGAATCTGGCCGCAGCTACCGAAAGCGGTGATGCCGAGCACGATGCCCAGGGCCTGAACGAGGAATACAACCGCATTGCCACACTGGCCTCCAGCCTGACGCAGCAAGAGCTGTTGACGCTGGATGTGGAAACCATTTTGCGGCGCCTGTTCTGGGAGGAGAAGCTGCTGCGCTTCGCTCCTCAGGCCGACGAGCAGGCACCGCGTTTCGCCTGCACCTGCAGCCGTGACCGGGTGGCTGCCATGCTGACATCGCTGGGCGAGGAAGAGGTGGATTCCATCGTGGCCGAGCGCGGCAGGATCGAAGTGGGTTGCGACTTCTGCGGCCAGCAGTACCAGTTCGATGCCATCGACGCGGCACGTCTGTTCACCGACGTGCAAAAGCAGCCTCCCAGCTCCAGCTCGGTGCAGTAAGGCTCGCTGCCTGGTGCCTGCTGTCGCAGCAGGCCTTTGAGCTGGGACAGCATACGGGCATGGCGCAAGACCCGCCAGTCTCTGCGCCGGGATGCGCCTCAGCAGGCGTTTTTCAGGGCTTCGAACAGCGCCAGTTCGCACTCGGGATCGCCGCATTGCTCACAGGCCCTGCGGCGTATTTTCTGGCTGGAATTCCAGGGGTTCTGGCTTGAGATCCAGTCCCAGTCTGCGGTTGGGGCCGTGAACTTGAGAGATGCGGCCAGTTGCTGCCATTGGGCAGACGGCCTGCCGTAGAGCATCACATAGCTTTGTGCACGTGCGTGCAGCAGTTCACGCCACCGGCTGATCTGCTGCGCGATGGCCGGATCCGGGTCGGCATCGCGCCAATCCTGTCCCAGCACATAGACCAGGGCATCGGTCGGCCATTCGTCGCCGGCCGCAGGGGCCATGCATTGCCAGGGGCTGGCCAGGCCGGCATCCAGACGGGCCTGCAGCAAGCCATGCGCCATGCTGCGCGCCAGGGCATGGGGAGCGCCCAGCAGCACCACCGTAGGCGCAGGAACAGCAAAGCCAGCGCGGGGCTGGCTTCGGGACGGAGCGGGCGCTGGATCAGCGCCTGGAAACCTGAATATAGATTTCATTGGGTTTGACCATGCCCAGCTCGTAGCGGGCCTTTTCTTCCACGGTGGACAGGCCGTCCTTGAGGTCGTTGACCTCGGACTGCAATCTGTCGTTTTCCGTTTTTTCGAGGGCGTTGGCCGCGTACTGGTCATTGATCTGCTGCTGCAGCTCGTGCACATAGGCCATGCTGCCATTGCCCAGCCAGAGCTGGGCATGAATGGCGGTCAGCAAGACCAGCAATGTGACACAGACGACGCGGTTGACCATACAAAAACCTGGTGGAATCAAGGGTAAGCGCCCTGGCCGCAAAGCGGCTGCCGGGCACTTACTTCAGCTGCGCACTTTAGCGCAGGTTGTAGAAGGCAGCGCGGCCGGGGTACTCGGCGACA
This DNA window, taken from Comamonas testosteroni TK102, encodes the following:
- a CDS encoding septum formation initiator family protein, which gives rise to MVNRVVCVTLLVLLTAIHAQLWLGNGSMAYVHELQQQINDQYAANALEKTENDRLQSEVNDLKDGLSTVEEKARYELGMVKPNEIYIQVSRR
- a CDS encoding Hsp33 family molecular chaperone HslO, coding for MSELHKFIFDGLPVRGAIVRLTDSWQDILRRRAGNKDTGAYPEAVSTLLGEMTAAGVLMQSNIKFNGALVFQVMGDGPVKLAVAEVQSDLSMRATASLVGEANLPLRGQLAPLAELVNAHGAGRCAVTLDPKDRQPGQNPYQGVVPLNDAAGGRFERLSDALQFYMMQSEQLDTVMVLAANDQIAAGLMLQRMPVKGEANLAAATESGDAEHDAQGLNEEYNRIATLASSLTQQELLTLDVETILRRLFWEEKLLRFAPQADEQAPRFACTCSRDRVAAMLTSLGEEEVDSIVAERGRIEVGCDFCGQQYQFDAIDAARLFTDVQKQPPSSSSVQ
- a CDS encoding gamma carbonic anhydrase family protein; its protein translation is MAIYELDGVAPQIDETAWVADSAEVMGRVKLDRDASVWFGVVIRGDTENISIGAGSNIQDASVLHADFGKPLTVGCNVTVGHQVMLHGCTIGDGSLIGIGAVVLNGARIGRNCLVGAGSLVTEGKEFPDGSMILGSPAKVVRELSPQQIEGLGQSARNYVENARRFKRGLRKLG